From a region of the Streptomyces sp. NBC_01454 genome:
- a CDS encoding ComEC/Rec2 family competence protein — MALAAVLLCAGAGAASAALHAADVRRGPLPATAEQFGQVTAELEVTGDPRLTRPKVRGSQRTPPVLVFTAEAVRVTAPHGTVTAVRTPTLVVVQQRGGGRGMGGGGGGGGGAPYEPGPAHRDAARESLWSAWRGLLPSTRIRVVARAAPPLSPADQVAAVLRVTADAPPVKVGAPTALERLAGSLRAGLREATDGLSPDARALLPGLVVGDTSRVPPDLDDAFRATDLTHLLAVSGSNLTIVLALLIGPPHLATRAERRGLAPRLGLSLRGTAVVGGAIALAFVVVCRPDPSVLRAAVCGLITLLAIGTGRRRSLLPALAAAVLLLVLYDPWLARSYGFLLSVLATGALLLLAPRWSAALQRRRVPPRIAEVIAAAAAAQAVCAPVVAVLAARVGLVAVPCNLLAELAVGPATVLGFAALAAAPVVLPVARALAWCAGWPAEWIAGVARTGAGLPGAEFEWPGGWAGGLMLAVVLVVLVSVGRRLLRRPWLCALCALAVILAVCRPAPFTRIITGWPPPGWRAVACDVGQGDGLVLAAGDGTALVVDTGPEPRAIDRCLTDLGVRRIPLLVLTHFHADHVDGLPGALRGRSVGAIETTTLEDPPGQAQFVRTTAAAAGVPLVRAATGERRHLGPLTWEVLWPPAPPDLPGPHSPDLPGPHSPGVPGSPGAPGSQAPGPDGRNGSEALDGPNDASVTLLVRTHGLTILLLGDLEPPAQRALLAAHPELGAVDVLKVAHHGSAYQDPPLIHRLAPRLALISCGTGNPYGHPAVGTLAALRAQGVRVLRTDTDGAIAVLGTTGSLSATVSGHRTLTPQAGAPRSRAGPAGARRTGAMPAGAGERRPGLAGARRSRAGPARAGPARAGGPRGRPAGRSRASARRPGRSRKSDERGSIDSGLWRAGPRPPPGRWLRPSRGPAGRHGTSLTRWPPDLPRRHDGTAVGSPRRGHLMDTAAADAYLDRIGAARPASPDAEALRALHLRHLRTVPFENLSLHLGEESVLAERPLLDKIVGARRGGFCYELNGAFAMLLGALGYGVELLSARVFGPDGLGIPYDHLVLRVVTPDGPRLADVGFGRHCHFPLRWDSRAEQHEPGGVFRIEETAEGDLDVLRDGSPQYRVEQRPRALKDFEVGCWWHRTSPRSHFTQSLVCSRLTETGRITLSGRTLVLTGADGEREERQVGDGEVLAAYREHFGIVLEREPVVGEPAGG, encoded by the coding sequence ATGGCCTTGGCGGCGGTGCTGCTGTGCGCCGGGGCGGGGGCCGCGTCAGCGGCGTTGCATGCGGCGGATGTGCGGCGGGGGCCGCTGCCGGCCACGGCGGAGCAGTTCGGGCAGGTCACGGCCGAGCTGGAGGTGACCGGCGACCCTCGACTGACCCGTCCCAAGGTGCGGGGCTCGCAACGGACGCCCCCGGTATTGGTGTTCACGGCTGAAGCCGTGCGCGTCACGGCACCCCACGGCACGGTCACCGCGGTCCGCACACCGACGCTGGTCGTCGTGCAGCAGCGCGGAGGGGGCCGCGGCATGGGGGGAGGGGGCGGAGGGGGCGGAGGAGCCCCGTACGAGCCGGGACCGGCACACCGCGACGCAGCTCGCGAGAGTCTCTGGTCGGCCTGGCGTGGGCTGCTGCCCTCGACCCGTATCCGCGTGGTGGCGCGCGCCGCACCGCCCCTGTCCCCGGCCGATCAGGTCGCGGCCGTGCTGCGGGTCACCGCTGACGCGCCGCCGGTCAAGGTCGGTGCGCCCACTGCCCTGGAGCGGCTGGCGGGAAGCCTGCGCGCGGGCCTGCGCGAGGCCACCGACGGGTTGAGCCCCGACGCCCGTGCGCTGCTGCCCGGGCTCGTCGTGGGGGACACCTCGCGCGTGCCACCGGATCTCGACGATGCCTTCCGTGCCACCGATCTGACGCATCTGCTCGCCGTTTCGGGCAGCAATCTGACGATCGTGCTCGCCCTGCTGATCGGACCGCCGCACCTCGCGACGCGTGCCGAACGCCGCGGGCTGGCGCCGCGCCTGGGACTGTCGTTGCGTGGCACGGCAGTGGTCGGAGGCGCGATCGCCCTGGCCTTCGTCGTGGTGTGCCGCCCGGATCCGAGCGTGCTGCGGGCCGCCGTCTGCGGGCTGATCACACTGCTCGCGATCGGCACCGGCCGCCGCCGCTCCCTCCTGCCCGCGCTCGCTGCCGCGGTCCTGCTGCTGGTGCTCTACGACCCCTGGCTCGCCCGTAGCTACGGCTTTCTGCTGTCCGTACTGGCGACCGGCGCACTGCTGCTGCTCGCACCGCGCTGGAGCGCCGCCCTGCAAAGGCGCCGGGTTCCGCCCCGGATCGCCGAGGTGATCGCCGCCGCGGCCGCCGCCCAGGCGGTCTGCGCACCCGTGGTCGCCGTGCTGGCGGCCCGGGTGGGCCTGGTGGCCGTGCCCTGCAACCTGCTGGCCGAACTCGCCGTGGGCCCCGCGACGGTGCTGGGTTTCGCCGCACTCGCCGCCGCCCCCGTCGTGCTGCCGGTGGCCCGGGCACTGGCGTGGTGCGCGGGCTGGCCCGCCGAGTGGATCGCCGGCGTGGCCCGTACGGGGGCCGGGCTGCCGGGGGCCGAATTCGAGTGGCCGGGGGGCTGGGCCGGCGGGCTGATGCTGGCGGTCGTGCTGGTGGTCCTGGTATCGGTGGGGCGCCGATTGCTGCGCCGCCCCTGGCTGTGTGCGCTCTGCGCGCTGGCGGTGATCCTGGCGGTCTGCCGCCCCGCCCCGTTCACCCGCATCATCACCGGCTGGCCACCGCCCGGGTGGCGGGCGGTGGCTTGCGACGTGGGGCAGGGCGACGGTCTGGTGCTGGCGGCCGGGGACGGTACGGCGCTGGTGGTGGACACCGGGCCGGAGCCGCGTGCCATCGACCGCTGTCTCACCGACCTGGGCGTCCGCCGCATTCCCCTGCTCGTCCTGACGCACTTTCACGCCGACCATGTGGACGGGCTTCCCGGGGCGCTCCGCGGCCGCTCGGTCGGGGCGATCGAGACCACGACCCTGGAAGATCCGCCGGGGCAGGCGCAGTTCGTGCGCACCACGGCTGCCGCGGCCGGGGTCCCGCTCGTCCGTGCCGCAACGGGCGAGCGCCGCCACCTGGGGCCGCTCACCTGGGAGGTCCTGTGGCCACCCGCTCCCCCTGACCTTCCCGGCCCTCACAGCCCTGATCTTCCCGGCCCCCACAGCCCTGGCGTCCCCGGTAGCCCCGGTGCCCCCGGCAGCCAGGCGCCCGGCCCCGATGGCCGCAACGGTTCCGAAGCCCTCGACGGCCCGAACGACGCCAGCGTCACCCTGCTCGTCCGTACGCACGGGCTCACCATCCTGCTGCTCGGCGACCTCGAACCACCCGCACAACGGGCGTTGTTGGCGGCTCATCCGGAGCTGGGCGCGGTCGATGTGCTGAAGGTGGCGCACCACGGCTCCGCCTACCAGGACCCGCCGCTGATACACCGGTTGGCGCCCCGGCTGGCGCTGATCTCCTGCGGTACCGGCAACCCGTACGGTCATCCGGCCGTCGGCACCCTCGCGGCCCTGCGGGCTCAGGGCGTCCGGGTGCTGCGTACGGACACCGACGGAGCCATCGCGGTCCTGGGCACCACCGGCAGCCTGTCCGCGACGGTGAGCGGCCACCGCACCCTGACGCCACAGGCCGGCGCCCCGAGAAGCCGTGCGGGGCCGGCAGGTGCCCGCCGAACCGGCGCGATGCCGGCGGGTGCGGGGGAGAGGCGTCCGGGCCTGGCGGGTGCCCGAAGATCCCGTGCCGGTCCGGCCCGTGCCGGTCCGGCCCGTGCCGGTGGGCCCCGTGGCAGGCCGGCCGGTAGGTCCCGGGCCAGCGCGCGCAGGCCCGGACGATCAAGGAAGTCCGATGAAAGAGGATCTATAGACTCTGGATTGTGGAGGGCAGGCCCGCGCCCACCGCCCGGCCGATGGCTTCGTCCGAGTCGTGGGCCTGCCGGCCGGCACGGAACGTCGCTGACACGATGGCCGCCAGATCTGCCCCGGCGGCATGACGGAACCGCCGTCGGTTCGCCCCGGAGAGGACACCTGATGGACACCGCCGCAGCCGATGCCTACCTCGACCGGATAGGCGCCGCCCGCCCGGCATCCCCGGATGCCGAGGCGCTGCGTGCGCTGCACCTGCGTCATCTGCGCACCGTCCCCTTCGAGAACCTCTCCCTCCATCTCGGCGAGGAGAGCGTGCTCGCGGAGCGGCCACTGCTGGACAAGATCGTCGGAGCCCGGCGCGGCGGCTTCTGTTACGAGCTCAACGGCGCCTTCGCCATGTTGCTGGGCGCACTCGGCTACGGGGTCGAGCTGTTGTCCGCCCGCGTCTTCGGCCCCGACGGGCTCGGGATCCCGTATGACCACCTCGTGCTGCGCGTGGTGACACCGGACGGGCCGCGGCTCGCCGATGTCGGCTTCGGCAGGCATTGTCACTTCCCGCTCCGCTGGGACAGCCGCGCAGAGCAGCATGAACCGGGCGGGGTGTTCCGGATCGAGGAGACGGCCGAGGGGGATCTCGATGTCCTGCGGGACGGCTCCCCGCAGTACCGCGTCGAGCAACGCCCGCGTGCGCTCAAGGACTTCGAGGTGGGCTGCTGGTGGCACCGCACCTCGCCCCGGTCGCACTTCACACAGTCCCTGGTGTGCTCCCGGCTGACGGAGACCGGGCGGATCACGCTCTCCGGCCGGACACTCGTGCTCACCGGGGCGGACGGCGAACGCGAGGAGCGTCAGGTGGGCGACGGCGAGGTCCTTGCCGCATACCGGGAGCACTTCGGGATCGTGCTGGAGCGGGAGCCCGTGGTCGGTGAGCCCGCGGGTGGGTGA
- the holA gene encoding DNA polymerase III subunit delta, with translation MARKTAHDDPLAPVTIAVGQEDLLLDRAVQQVVAAARAADADTDVRDLTPDQLQPGTLAELTSPSLFAERKVVVVRAAQDLSADTIKDVKTYLGSPAEEITLVLLHAGGAKGKGLLDAARKVGAREIACPKMTKPADRLAFVRGEFRAVGRSATPEASQSLVDAIGSDLRELASACSQLAADVEGTIDETVVARYYTGRAEASSFTVADRAVEGRAAEALEALRWAISTGVAPVMITSALAQGVRAIGKLASAPRGARPGDLARELGMPPWKIDRVRQQMRGWSADGVATALRAVAAADAGVKGGGDDPGYALEKAVVVIARAARSR, from the coding sequence ATGGCCAGGAAGACAGCTCACGACGACCCGCTCGCCCCCGTCACGATCGCGGTGGGCCAGGAAGACCTGCTGCTCGACCGCGCGGTGCAGCAGGTGGTGGCGGCCGCCCGGGCGGCCGACGCGGACACTGACGTGCGCGACCTCACCCCCGATCAGCTGCAGCCCGGCACCCTCGCCGAGCTGACCAGCCCGTCCCTGTTCGCCGAGCGCAAGGTCGTGGTGGTGCGCGCCGCCCAGGACCTGTCCGCGGACACCATCAAGGACGTCAAGACGTATCTCGGTTCGCCCGCCGAGGAGATCACCCTGGTGCTGCTGCATGCCGGTGGCGCCAAGGGAAAGGGCCTGTTGGATGCCGCCCGTAAGGTCGGCGCCCGGGAGATCGCCTGCCCCAAGATGACCAAGCCGGCCGACCGGCTGGCCTTTGTCCGGGGCGAGTTCCGCGCGGTCGGACGCTCGGCGACGCCCGAGGCCAGTCAGTCGCTGGTCGATGCGATCGGCAGCGATCTGCGGGAGCTGGCCTCGGCTTGTTCGCAGCTGGCTGCGGACGTCGAGGGCACGATCGACGAGACCGTCGTCGCGCGCTATTACACGGGCCGGGCCGAGGCGTCGAGCTTCACCGTCGCGGACCGTGCCGTCGAGGGCCGGGCCGCCGAGGCGCTGGAGGCATTGCGCTGGGCGATCTCCACCGGCGTCGCCCCCGTCATGATCACCAGCGCGCTCGCCCAAGGCGTCCGCGCCATCGGCAAGCTGGCCTCGGCCCCGCGCGGTGCTCGCCCCGGCGACCTCGCCCGCGAACTGGGCATGCCGCCCTGGAAGATCGACCGGGTGCGCCAGCAGATGCGCGGCTGGTCGGCGGACGGCGTCGCCACGGCGCTGCGCGCGGTGGCGGCGGCCGATGCGGGCGTCAAGGGCGGCGGGGACGATCCGGGGTACGCCCTGGAGAAGGCCGTCGTGGTGATCGCCCGGGCGGCCCGGTCGCGCTGA
- the rpsT gene encoding 30S ribosomal protein S20, whose translation MANIKSQMKRIKTNEKARQRNKAVKSTLKTAIRRTREAVEAGDLQKATTAQSEAAKKLDKAVSKGVIHKNAAANKKSALAKKVASLKG comes from the coding sequence GTGGCGAACATCAAGTCCCAGATGAAGCGGATCAAGACCAACGAGAAGGCTCGTCAGCGCAACAAGGCTGTCAAGTCCACTCTGAAGACCGCGATCCGTCGCACCCGCGAGGCCGTGGAGGCCGGTGACCTGCAGAAGGCCACCACCGCCCAGTCCGAGGCTGCCAAGAAGCTCGACAAGGCCGTCAGCAAGGGTGTCATCCACAAGAACGCCGCCGCCAACAAGAAGTCGGCGCTGGCCAAGAAGGTCGCGTCCCTCAAGGGCTGA
- the lepA gene encoding translation elongation factor 4, whose translation MPATPTNVPEPSRTDPALLRNFCIIAHIDHGKSTLADRMLQLTGVVDQRQMRAQYLDRMDIERERGITIKSQAVRLPWDPSEGEEGSGTTHILNMIDTPGHVDFTYEVSRSLAACEGCVLLVDAAQGIEAQTLANLYLAMEHELTIIPVLNKIDLPAAQPEKFAAELANLVGCDPEDVLKVSAKTGVGVPELLNKVVREVPAPVGVKDAPARAMIFDSVYDAYRGVVTYVKVVDGTLSKRERIRMMSTGAAHELLEIGTNSPEMKAADGLSVGEVGYLITGVKDVRQSKVGDTITQLTKGATEPLGGYKDPKPMVFSGLYPLDGSDYPELRDALDKLQLNDAALVYEPETSAALGFGFRVGFLGLLHLEVIRERLEREFGLDLIATAPNVVYRVEMEDGVEHEVTNPSEFPTGKIDKVHEPVVRATILAPSEFIGAIMELCQTRRGNLLGMDYLSEDRVEIRYTLPLAEVVFDFFDQLKSKTRGYASLDYEPTGEQSADLVKVDILLHGDKVDAFSAICHKDKAYAYGVRLVAKLRELIPRQSFEVPIQAAIGSRVIARETVRAIRKDVLAKCYGGDISRKRKLLEKQKEGKKRMKMVGSVEVPQEAFIAVLSSDSDGDAKAKK comes from the coding sequence GTGCCCGCGACCCCTACGAACGTGCCGGAGCCGAGCCGTACCGATCCGGCCCTCCTCCGTAACTTCTGCATCATCGCGCACATCGACCACGGCAAGTCGACGCTCGCCGACCGGATGCTCCAGCTCACCGGTGTCGTCGACCAGCGGCAGATGCGCGCGCAGTACCTCGACCGCATGGACATCGAGCGCGAGCGCGGCATCACGATCAAGTCCCAAGCGGTCCGGCTGCCCTGGGACCCTTCCGAGGGGGAAGAGGGCAGTGGCACGACCCACATCCTCAACATGATCGACACCCCGGGCCACGTCGACTTCACCTATGAGGTGTCCCGCTCGCTCGCCGCGTGCGAGGGCTGCGTCCTCCTCGTCGACGCCGCTCAGGGCATCGAGGCCCAGACACTCGCCAACCTCTACCTGGCGATGGAGCACGAGCTCACGATCATCCCCGTCCTCAACAAGATCGACCTGCCGGCCGCGCAGCCCGAGAAGTTCGCCGCCGAGCTGGCCAACCTGGTCGGCTGCGACCCCGAGGACGTGCTGAAGGTCTCCGCCAAGACCGGCGTCGGCGTGCCCGAGCTGCTGAACAAGGTCGTCCGTGAGGTGCCGGCCCCGGTCGGCGTCAAGGATGCCCCCGCCCGCGCGATGATCTTCGACTCGGTCTACGACGCCTACCGGGGCGTCGTGACGTACGTGAAGGTCGTCGACGGCACGCTCAGCAAGCGCGAGCGCATCCGGATGATGTCCACCGGTGCCGCGCACGAGCTGCTGGAGATCGGCACCAACTCCCCGGAGATGAAGGCTGCCGACGGCCTGTCCGTCGGCGAGGTGGGCTATCTGATCACCGGGGTGAAGGACGTCCGGCAGTCCAAGGTGGGTGACACGATCACCCAGCTCACCAAGGGGGCCACGGAGCCGCTGGGCGGCTACAAGGACCCCAAGCCGATGGTGTTCTCGGGGCTGTATCCGCTGGACGGCTCGGACTACCCCGAGCTGCGCGACGCGCTGGACAAGCTTCAGCTCAACGACGCCGCGCTGGTCTACGAACCGGAGACCTCCGCGGCCCTCGGCTTCGGCTTCCGCGTCGGCTTCCTGGGCCTGCTGCACCTGGAGGTCATCCGCGAGCGCCTGGAGCGCGAGTTCGGCCTCGATCTCATCGCCACCGCCCCCAACGTGGTCTACCGCGTGGAGATGGAGGACGGGGTCGAGCACGAGGTCACCAACCCGAGCGAGTTCCCCACGGGCAAGATCGACAAGGTGCACGAGCCGGTCGTCCGGGCCACGATCCTGGCGCCGAGCGAGTTCATCGGCGCGATCATGGAGCTGTGCCAGACCCGCCGCGGCAACCTCCTCGGCATGGACTACCTCTCCGAGGACCGGGTCGAGATCCGCTACACCCTTCCGCTCGCCGAGGTCGTCTTCGACTTCTTCGACCAGCTGAAGTCCAAGACGCGCGGTTACGCCTCGCTGGACTACGAGCCCACCGGTGAGCAGTCCGCCGACCTGGTCAAGGTCGACATCCTGCTGCACGGCGACAAGGTCGACGCGTTCTCCGCGATCTGCCACAAGGACAAGGCCTACGCCTACGGTGTCCGGCTGGTCGCCAAGCTGCGGGAGCTGATTCCGCGGCAGAGCTTCGAGGTGCCGATCCAGGCCGCCATCGGCAGCCGGGTCATCGCCCGTGAGACGGTCCGCGCCATCCGCAAGGACGTCCTCGCCAAGTGCTACGGCGGTGACATCTCCCGTAAGCGGAAGCTGCTGGAGAAGCAGAAGGAAGGCAAGAAGCGGATGAAGATGGTCGGCAGCGTGGAGGTCCCGCAGGAGGCCTTCATCGCGGTGCTGTCCTCGGACTCCGACGGCGACGCGAAGGCGAAGAAGTAG
- a CDS encoding AMP-dependent synthetase/ligase, protein MTDTHTLIENRPPSVAHLFLERVAATPDIEAYRYPAPSASGQGADDWKVLSWAQAADRVYAVAAGLIALGVRPEERVALAASTRVEWILADLGVLCSGAATTTVYPSTNAEETAYILSDSGSRVLIAEDAGQLAKARERRAELPELAHVIVIDDTGVQPAAEDPEGWVLTLAELEKRGTAHLESHPECVKERVAALRADQLATLIYTSGTTGRPKGVRLPHDCWSYMARAIQSTGLVAEDDVQYLWLPLAHVFGKVLTAGQIATGQVIAVDGRVDKIIDNLPVVRPTYMAAVPRIFEKVYNGVAAKARQGGGAKYKIFQWAAEVAREYAKVSQDNFRRTGNASVPFALGAKHKIADALVYAKLREAFGGRLRAAVSGSAALSPEIGYFFSGAGIHILEGYGLTESSAASFINPGEAYRTGTVGKPLPGTEVRIAEDGEILLRGPGIMQGYHGLPDKTAEVLEEDGWFHTGDIGELSPDGYLRITDRKKDLIKTSGGKYIAPAEVEGQFKAVCPFVSNVLVHGANRNFCTALIALDEPTIMTWAAEHGLAGKSYAEVVATDRVRELVDGYVERVNEGLQRWQQIRKFRLLPRDLDIEHGEVTPSLKIKRPVVERVFKDLLDEMYAGSREA, encoded by the coding sequence GTGACGGACACCCACACGCTGATCGAAAACCGGCCGCCCTCGGTGGCGCACCTCTTCCTGGAACGGGTCGCGGCCACGCCCGACATCGAGGCCTATCGCTATCCGGCCCCGTCCGCCTCGGGACAGGGGGCGGACGACTGGAAGGTGCTCAGCTGGGCCCAGGCCGCCGACCGCGTCTACGCCGTCGCCGCCGGGCTCATCGCCCTGGGGGTGCGGCCCGAGGAGCGGGTGGCGCTGGCCGCCAGCACCCGGGTCGAATGGATCCTCGCCGACCTCGGTGTGCTGTGCTCCGGCGCCGCCACCACCACGGTCTACCCCAGTACCAACGCCGAGGAGACCGCCTACATCCTGTCCGACTCCGGCAGCCGGGTGCTGATCGCGGAGGACGCCGGACAGCTCGCCAAGGCCCGCGAACGGCGTGCGGAGCTGCCCGAGCTGGCGCATGTGATCGTCATCGACGACACGGGCGTCCAGCCCGCGGCGGAGGACCCCGAGGGCTGGGTGCTCACCCTCGCCGAGCTGGAGAAGCGCGGCACCGCCCATCTGGAGAGCCACCCGGAGTGCGTCAAGGAGCGGGTCGCCGCGCTGCGCGCCGACCAGCTGGCGACGCTCATCTACACCTCCGGTACCACCGGCCGTCCGAAGGGTGTGCGACTGCCGCACGACTGCTGGTCGTACATGGCCCGCGCGATCCAGTCGACGGGGCTGGTCGCCGAGGACGATGTGCAGTACCTCTGGCTGCCGCTGGCGCATGTCTTCGGCAAGGTGCTCACCGCCGGGCAGATCGCGACCGGCCAGGTGATCGCCGTCGACGGCCGGGTCGACAAGATCATTGACAATCTTCCGGTGGTCCGGCCCACGTACATGGCGGCCGTCCCGCGGATCTTCGAGAAGGTCTACAACGGTGTCGCGGCCAAGGCCCGGCAGGGCGGCGGCGCCAAGTACAAGATCTTCCAGTGGGCGGCAGAGGTGGCCCGCGAGTACGCCAAGGTCTCGCAGGACAACTTCCGCCGCACGGGCAACGCCTCGGTGCCCTTCGCCCTCGGCGCCAAGCACAAGATCGCCGATGCGCTCGTCTACGCCAAGCTGCGGGAGGCCTTCGGCGGCCGGCTGCGTGCCGCGGTCTCCGGCTCGGCCGCGCTCTCGCCGGAGATCGGCTACTTCTTCTCCGGCGCTGGCATCCACATCCTGGAGGGCTACGGCCTGACGGAGTCCAGCGCCGCCAGCTTCATCAACCCCGGCGAGGCCTACCGCACCGGCACGGTCGGCAAGCCGCTGCCCGGCACCGAGGTGCGGATCGCCGAGGACGGCGAGATCCTGCTGCGCGGCCCCGGCATCATGCAGGGCTACCACGGCCTGCCGGACAAGACCGCCGAGGTCCTGGAGGAGGACGGCTGGTTCCACACCGGCGACATCGGCGAGCTCTCCCCGGACGGCTATCTGCGGATCACCGACCGCAAGAAGGACCTGATCAAGACCTCGGGCGGGAAGTACATCGCGCCGGCCGAGGTGGAGGGCCAGTTCAAGGCGGTCTGCCCGTTCGTCTCCAATGTGCTGGTGCACGGCGCCAACCGGAACTTCTGCACGGCGCTGATCGCCCTCGACGAGCCGACGATCATGACCTGGGCCGCGGAGCACGGTCTGGCCGGCAAGAGCTACGCCGAGGTCGTCGCCACCGACCGGGTCCGCGAGCTGGTCGACGGCTATGTCGAGCGGGTCAACGAGGGGCTGCAGCGCTGGCAGCAGATCCGCAAGTTCCGGCTGCTGCCGCGTGACCTGGACATCGAGCACGGCGAGGTGACCCCCAGCCTCAAGATCAAGCGGCCGGTGGTGGAGCGGGTGTTCAAGGACCTGCTCGACGAGATGTACGCCGGGTCGCGCGAGGCGTAG
- a CDS encoding SpoIIE family protein phosphatase, producing MRTTTSSPRDDDVTAARTTMTGGSGGGPAARSLRASLPGDPRAAAAARRLVRSAFVEWAGQELPGAHRLTGRLADEAELLVSELVTNAVVHAGTAVELRCRLESPDGPRPGTEPYGGRHGDPYAAPYAEGTPGAGPEGAWGPGILIEVSDHHPTQPIRARDDSAASETSGHGLQLISAVAESWGITYRRAMKTVWFRLPMGAPDDAGRLEPERAFDDRLLQRELRAAELLAPAPRRAVRPEREAGGADNGALSFLAEASDLLSGQLDADQVAALAAQLIVPRLAEWCAVWLYDGDGGAPGRGIAPAGEEQRLAGVWHTCESHIDPLRTALEKQPPDLPGSGPSGSAPVPAAWPWPQGPGGDDEPDGPGGAALACPLVAGGRRLGTLLLGRGGLLGFPGAVVALIEDLARRVARAVATARAYSRQERISQVLQRRLLPRGRAQVPGVQSAVVYEPREGAWAGGDFWDLFDAGDGRWCFALGDVCGSGPEAAAVTGLARPVLRLLARDGFGVAAVLDRLNKTMAREAADSVAAVAAAVAAAGAGAEAPVEIREEGEQARFLSLLYGEIVPYPGDSRGSRGARCTLASAGHPLPLVLGTDGAVRCVAAPQMLLGVVEDASYVSESFDLRPGETLLCVTDGVTERRSGRRLFDDEDGLATTLQSGAGLDATALAEHIRTTVHAFGPTPPDDDLALLVLQAAGSGAP from the coding sequence ATGAGGACGACAACTTCGTCTCCACGGGACGACGACGTCACGGCGGCGCGCACGACGATGACCGGCGGGTCCGGCGGCGGCCCCGCGGCCCGTTCCCTGCGGGCCAGCCTGCCCGGTGATCCGCGGGCCGCTGCCGCCGCCCGGCGGCTGGTGCGGTCCGCATTCGTCGAATGGGCGGGCCAGGAGCTCCCCGGCGCCCACCGGCTGACCGGCCGGCTCGCGGACGAGGCGGAGCTGCTGGTCAGCGAGCTGGTGACCAACGCGGTGGTCCACGCCGGCACCGCCGTCGAGCTGCGCTGCCGGCTGGAGTCGCCGGACGGGCCGCGGCCCGGCACGGAGCCGTACGGTGGCCGCCACGGAGATCCGTACGCGGCGCCGTACGCGGAGGGCACCCCCGGCGCGGGCCCCGAGGGCGCCTGGGGCCCCGGCATCCTCATCGAGGTCTCCGATCACCACCCCACGCAGCCGATCCGCGCCCGCGACGACAGCGCCGCCTCCGAAACCAGTGGCCACGGCCTCCAGCTGATCAGCGCGGTCGCCGAATCCTGGGGCATCACCTACCGCCGGGCCATGAAGACCGTATGGTTCCGGCTGCCCATGGGGGCCCCGGACGACGCCGGGCGGCTGGAGCCGGAGCGCGCCTTCGACGACCGGCTGCTCCAGCGCGAGCTGCGGGCGGCCGAGCTCCTCGCCCCGGCGCCGCGCCGGGCCGTCCGGCCGGAACGCGAGGCGGGCGGGGCCGACAACGGCGCCCTGTCCTTCCTCGCCGAGGCCTCCGATCTGCTCTCCGGCCAGCTCGACGCGGACCAGGTCGCCGCGCTCGCCGCCCAGTTGATCGTGCCGCGGCTCGCCGAGTGGTGTGCCGTGTGGCTCTACGACGGCGACGGCGGGGCGCCCGGCCGGGGCATCGCACCGGCCGGTGAGGAGCAGCGCCTCGCCGGCGTCTGGCACACCTGCGAGAGCCATATCGACCCGCTGCGTACCGCGCTGGAGAAGCAGCCGCCGGACCTTCCGGGCAGCGGCCCGTCCGGCAGCGCCCCCGTCCCGGCCGCCTGGCCCTGGCCGCAGGGACCGGGCGGTGACGACGAGCCCGACGGGCCCGGCGGCGCCGCGCTGGCCTGTCCGCTGGTCGCCGGCGGCCGCCGGCTGGGCACCCTGCTGCTCGGCCGCGGCGGACTGCTGGGCTTCCCCGGTGCCGTGGTCGCCCTGATCGAGGACCTCGCCCGCCGGGTCGCCCGCGCCGTCGCCACCGCCCGCGCCTACAGCCGCCAGGAGCGCATCAGCCAGGTCCTGCAGCGCCGGCTGCTGCCCCGCGGCCGGGCGCAGGTGCCCGGTGTGCAGTCGGCGGTGGTCTACGAGCCGCGTGAGGGCGCCTGGGCGGGCGGCGACTTCTGGGACCTCTTCGACGCCGGGGACGGCCGCTGGTGCTTCGCCCTCGGCGACGTCTGCGGCAGTGGCCCCGAGGCGGCCGCGGTGACGGGGCTCGCCCGGCCGGTGCTGCGGCTGCTGGCCCGCGACGGCTTCGGGGTCGCGGCGGTGCTCGACCGGCTCAACAAGACCATGGCGCGGGAGGCCGCGGACTCGGTCGCGGCGGTCGCGGCCGCGGTGGCGGCGGCCGGTGCCGGGGCCGAGGCGCCCGTCGAGATCCGCGAGGAGGGCGAACAGGCCCGCTTCCTGTCCCTGCTCTACGGGGAGATCGTCCCCTACCCCGGCGACTCCCGCGGCTCCCGGGGCGCCCGCTGCACCCTCGCCAGCGCCGGCCATCCGCTGCCGCTGGTGCTGGGCACGGACGGTGCGGTCCGCTGTGTCGCGGCACCGCAGATGCTGCTGGGGGTGGTCGAGGACGCGTCCTACGTCAGCGAATCGTTCGACCTCCGCCCCGGGGAGACCCTGCTGTGCGTCACCGACGGGGTGACCGAGCGGCGCTCGGGCCGCCGGCTCTTCGACGACGAGGACGGCCTGGCCACCACCCTCCAGTCCGGCGCCGGCCTGGACGCCACCGCCCTCGCCGAGCACATCCGCACCACCGTCCACGCCTTCGGCCCCACCCCGCCGGACGACGACCTGGCCCTGCTGGTCCTCCAGGCGGCGGGGAGCGGGGCGCCGTAA